A stretch of DNA from Echeneis naucrates chromosome 3, fEcheNa1.1, whole genome shotgun sequence:
ATATAGTTGCTGAAAAGACAGCTTGTTTAGTCTTTGAACTGTTGAGTCATACTATAGACAATGCTGTTTAATATAATGCAGTAATATAATTCATCATAACACCCCCAAACATGTACTCCAATGTGTAAAGTCATTGGCACATTGAAtctatgaaaagaaaaattatacaTAATAAGAATCAGATGAAAGTGTGTCTTTACTTAcatgtcctctttcttttctgcaaGAAAGTCAAAAATACAGAGCACATAgcaagttgttgttttcttgattTCCCTTCAGCCTATGCATTATTTCTTATTTGGGAATGTGCTGTGGATCTGTTAAGTGAAGAAGAACAATCCTACTATGACAGTCTACTGCGGTGATTCCACAGACTCCACAGTAAACCCACTAaccttcatttcttcatcatttGTAAGCCCCAGGGCCGGGTGAAGGTACCAGCAGCGGAGAACCGCCACAGGGACCACGAAAGAAGAGGGCTCGAGTTGATCCCACTGTGGAGAGTGTATGTGAAACTACTTATTCGAAtcccttattattattatttctaaacCTGAGAGAGGTTACtgacttcaaataaaatattagaGAAGCAATTGGCAGCTGATTATTTGATTTAAGAGATGTTATTTCCCCCCAAATGTTGACTTAAGTTCTTGAGAACTTCCCTCTTGAGAGGTAAAATACTGaggtaaaaatgtatttcaagtgTCTGGGCTGGGCTGTGCTGTTTCTCCCTATTAAAGGAGTCGGAGTCAGTTATTTGTATATGAATGGGGCCACTTGTGGGCCACAGTAAGTGATGCTTATCTGTTCTTACTGCATGGTCACTGCTTAGTATTGCATATGAGGCATTGTTTGCTTCAGAAAGCTAAAAACAGGCCCCATGCTGGAGAAGTTGTGGGAATTaataccaacacacacacatcagggtGTCAGCAAAAGATAACATCTCTAGAGATGtctagcattttttttttccttccgtGTGCTGACTCTGACCTGAACACATGTGTTGGCTGACACAGAGTTTGGTTCTGTGccaatgaataaatgttttcatagcCTTAGCCTACTGAGCCTGCGTGGATGTAATGTTGCTGTTGTATGGATAAGAATAAGTTAAACTtgttgaaaaacataaaaaaaatgcaaatgccataacatgtttgttttgttttttttttatcaaattgcTAATAAATAATTCGTACTGATACTGATGCTCTTCTAACACTAGGGCTACCCATTGAAGTTAAAACCTTACAAAATGTACATGTTGCCTTTCTACTCGTTATATTTTCCAGTGTAACGTTGCATAACTTAGACCTGTGTTATTTAACAATCCAAGATtactgcaatttaaaaaaaaaaaaaaaaaaaaacaagacaccaAAGTTATGTGTCTTTATGTCCAGGAGGAAATGTTCACCAACCGTGTGGAGGTGAAAGTGAAGATCCCTGAGGAACTGAAACCCTGGCTGGTAGATGACTGGGACCTCATCACTCGACAAAAACAGGTGAGAATAACCCTACGCACAAGCACAAATCATTTAAAAGAGCATATCTAATTTACTTTAGCTAAGATGGCATGATGACAGTGCGGGAATTGTGTATATCCTCAGGATAATTATGGATgtcctgcatttaaaaaaattcccAGTTAACAACAACAGTTATACTAAATGATCATGGAGTGGATGAAGGAGTGAATCACCATGGGAGCCCCAATACTGATCTTctctaaattaaaatgtattccatatctttttttattttttttaatagaaatgtATCTATTATGTCCTCCTACAGATCGACCAAGATGGGTTTTTCAGGAGCGATAGCGATTGTTAGTATTTAGAGGAGGCCGATAACCGATATTTGGAGCCGATATTCATTTGCTGTCAAAGTATAATAATTGGTGTAAGAAATTTTGAATAATGCAACCACTGAACTTTGTTTAAATGCCTAAAGCATGTTtatttaatcaaacaaatagaAGCAAATAGAAGAGTTCTTAGACTCAGAAGCATCTcttataaatttaaataaaaacttaaatagCTCCCcgaattttttttacagtaaataaagtaaaatttcaaTGTAAGTGAAATGACTTATCtttagtttaaaacaaaaacaaaaagtgcagggAGTTCTCAGGCTCAGCAGCATTAGTCTTCTTGTAAATAATTCCCAGACATGTCAGGAGGTAATATGAGTTAGCAGAGCTGCCACTAATGTTTACTCCGCTCTTACGTTATTCTCCTGCTCACTGTAACGTTAGTAGTTGTGAGATGTAGTTGTGAGATGCAGAGCACTTAGATGTTTATTACAATTTCGGAAGGGTTTTTTGCGTTTACCTTCGACACATGCGTTTTCTCTCGCTTCTCACGAGAAAACTTTCGCTCTGTGTCTGAAGACGGCTTCCACTTCAGTGGCTCTGCCTGTGCTGCTTATCCAATCAGAGGGTgtaggggggagggagggagagaaagagagaggggcagCTGCATCTGAGCTGAAATAACCcagttttaaattgattatATCGGCCtgtctaattaaaaaaaaaaaaaaaaaaaaaaaaaaaaaagataccaaTATATGTCAAATTTCCAAATATCGGCCCGCCGATAACCGGCTGACCTCTATGTCCTTCATATGGTACAGTGTACTTTGAATTAAACAGTAATATTTATCTAATGTGAACATGTGGATAAAGAGAATAATTTTCTGTTGCTTGCAGTTATTTCATCTGCCTGCTAAGAAGAATATAGAGACTGTCTTGGAGGACTATGCAAACTACAAGAAATCGAAAGGAAACTCTGACAATAAGTAAGAATACAcactgtaactttgtgatgatGGGAAACTGGCTTGTCAAGGAGTCAGTGTGCCTGGGCTGGTTTTGTCACATTCTGCCAACTCTCACAGTATATTCCTGCATCAAATTTATCAGTGGCTTTAACTCTGGTCCATGAATCATGGACAGTTTAAACACAATattatgtgatttatttggCATTCTTTTATACTATTAtctcacacaacacaacagatgtATTTTTCAGATCTTGGTCTACTGATGGCAAATTTCATatgctgtttacatttttctgcagcacacTTTTCCTCTCTATGTTTTTGACAACCATTggattttgttcatttcagtaAACTGAAATCAAATTGCTTAGGTTGGATACTTGTTTAAATACAAAAGCATGTACTGAAAAGCATACTTAGTTTAATCTAAGCTGTCTTGTTGTGtagtcaaaaacacaaatctgaaaAGGTTTGAAAGCAGTGCAGAAacaatcatatttttttgtacatttcttttaGGAATAAGCAAATAAcattcattttttcattgaaGACAGAATTTTGACAAATAATATAAGTGTGATTCACGTTGTTCTCCATTTCCTATCTCCATCAagttttttaaatctatatgGTTGATGTCTCTTCAAAGCGGCAAGTCTCCCGTGATGAAAGCCCTCTCAAGAAAAATATCTTTCCCTCATTCACTTAGGGAGTATGCTGTAAATGAAGTGGTTGCAGGGATTCGAGAATACTTCAATGTCATGCTGGGCACACAACTGCTTTACAAGTTCGAACGGCCGCAGTATGCAGAGGTCCTTGCTGAACACCCAGACATGGCTATGTCTCAAGTCTATGGAGCTCCTCATTTACTGCGTCTATTTGGTAGGGACTCTGCGTATACGGCAACAAGAGACAAAAGTATGACAGGAGTgattgaatagattttttttgctcttaGACGATTAAATAAGGTTGTCAGAAGAATGTGAAATCTCCTACACTGCAACGCTAAAGGGAATCTTTGCTGTTCCCAATGACACCTGAAATAATCACCTTTACAGGATGCTTTGTACATCAACACATCCTCAAATTTGAGCCACTATTCAGAGGTTTGAAGTGCTGAAGCCTTTTAACAACCCAGAGTGCACTCAAAAATTAGCTCTTTAAAATTAAGTGAACTTTCAACTATTTTGTCATTACATAGGTGTATGAAATAGAAGAACATTAATCAATCATGAAGCTCCTACTTGTTAGCAAGAGCAGACAGAAATATTGCGTTCTTAAAATGATACatctacattttaaaaatgcaaacaacttTCTTTTGCTATTGTGAAACAGTGGGAAGTGCACTGTTTCAATTTTACTGATAAGTATAGTGTGAGAAGAtgattggttttttttttggcattcaaATTAATGGGCATGTCTGAGGAGCAACTGAATATAGCACTCtaattgtttaaataaataaaaaaagcaaatacagaAGAGTCTAAAGAAGTCTCAAGCAAAATATAAAGGCTTATGGAatatcatttaatttaatatttggACTTCCCTCTTGAGGCTGCTGCCGCAGGAAGCGGTTAAGcagttgaaaacaaaaccaaatgaataTACACTCAGTTTGCAGGTTATTAGATACAAAGTGAGCTTTAATAATGAAGTCAGATCCAACGCTCTGACTTCAACACAATAAATTGTACATTCCTGATTGTTGcaatgttcagtttgttttaaagctGGTGtagataaatattaatataactCTATGGTCTTTATGGAAGatttacttttgtcttttcataaTCATGGAAGTGTTTCTGTCATCTTGTCCATCTTGTTTATATTAGTCAAGTTAAGGTTAATGATATCTTCATTATGGTAGAAATTCTCACAGTACTACTATATTAGGCTCAGCTAGGTTTACCTAATAAACTATCACTAGCGGAGTGTAAAAATATAgaattaaaaatagttttttataaGCAAAAAATCACTATCTGGAACAGCTGCTTTAGAACAGAGAATTGTGGCAGCTTCACCAGAGTTAAAACAGCTGTGCAATAAAACTTTCATCTCTCTCAGCTACAGTCACTCCTTCTGTTCTTCACATGTGTTGTTCCCCTCACAGTTCGTATTGGAGCCATGCTGGCCTACACTCCACTGGACGAGAAGAGTCTGGCTTTACTGCTCAGTTACCTTCAAGATTTCCTCAAGTAAGGTTAACTCTTACAACCCTACTACACAGTCCATCAGACAAATGGAACTTCATTGGCCTTGTACTTATGTGtaagacaaaacaataaaatgataatGTCACTAAATGAGTTCCACACCATTAAAACAATTATCACAGTTAAAAAGTCACAACAAGCAGCACTCCAGCTGAaatggtgtgaaaataaatggtGAAATATAGAACAGATAGAACTATATTCATTCCCAAAGGGAAATTCAACTGTCCAGCAGCtcatcaaaaacataaaaacaacaaccacacttATAATAGCACATTggtattaaaataaacatgagataaaaataaatgcaaaataacagGTGACCAGTTTGAAGCTAAAGtttgaattaaaatttaatgaatCTATGTTCATATTGGTGCAACTAGGCATTTTGTAATTTCTCAAATTAAATAGTAGgagtgggtttttttcccccctacaTCTTGTTTACATGAAAGTAAGCATGGCAACACTGTTTTGCACATGCTATCAGAAAAGTCTTATGCATGCTGGAagtgtaataaaaatgtaataaaaatcatGAGAAAAAGGTCACTGTCAGTTGTTGCACCAGATTGGAAAACTATTGAATGGTGAGTCCACATAggttttcttctctcctcaggATTTACACTGGTCTACTCTGACCGTCATTCATTCTGTTAATGATCCAGAGACAATGTATTATGTGTGAAATAATGCTGTGGAAATCTGAACTAATCAGTCTAATTCTAAAGCTGAAAAGGCCCCAAATAAAGATGTAGACATATGTAGCTATACTCACTATTTGTGTGTTGTATTTACTGCTGAAGGAATACGATGACGCACACAATTGATGAGACTATTTCTTTTAGAatgtgtacatttattttagcAAATAGGTTTAGTCTTGAGCCTGAAGCTATACTGACTCAAATCCTTTTTAACCCAAACATCGTTGTCATCATAGTTCATTTTTAAACTGGattaatgtttctgtttaacAGTCCCCTCCTCACTGAATTGCTTAATGGAAGTACTATGAACTGATTCTGAATTTTCTTTGAATTTCGCTTTCTTCTCATTAGATTGAATGGttattcagaaaaacaacacattttaaatacagctgGATGAGATTCCTGTTAGGATGCCAATTTGACAAGATTGTGTGATCATTAACGTCTGCTGCTGTGCAAATCTTCTCTACAAGAGAGGCAGTCGAGCAGCCTTTGCTAACTTATCTCACTATAAAAAAATAAGCTTCTACTCTGACAAAAGAGCTTTGTGTGTCCCACAGGTACCTGGTAAAGAATTCATCCACCCTCTTCAGCACCAGTGACTATGAGGTTGCACCCCCAGAGTATCACCGCAAGGCCGTGTAAGCGCTTCCAGAACACGGTGCACCTATCAAGGCAAACCATCCTCCTCGTCCACGCCACGTGTACAAAAACCATTACGACTCTTCTGTATGCAGACTTGGAgatttttcatttgaactgaTATGCTCCTGCCACCACGTTCTCAGGAGCCTGTTGTCACAGTTGGGAGGTCAAACATTTTGGGGaaaccttatttttttttaatttttattttttccccccccagCTGAACcactcttctttctttcctttagCCTTTTTTCTCTCGCTTCTTTGAAAAGACACATgacattttttatattcaacAGTTATTGTTTCCACAAGCaactctttgttgtttttgtgcatttcatcTGATAGATATTTGTAACTGTTGCATGTTGGTATTTATTAGTGTTTCTTCCACCACAAGGTGCAATTTTATTGCTGGACCATGTGGTCGGCACACAGCAGCTAGTGTTTTTGTATCTGTATCttgtgtatttgtatcaatttgttaaaaaaaaaaaaaaaagaagttaccGCACAGACTCATTGTTTACCGTGGTCtctttcatatttatttgtgtaatcACTATtctttcaaaatgcattttgcaaATGTGACCTATTCTGGTTGATTAGAGGAGCCATCAAAGACGGACATTGTAGAATGTTACACAtaacaaaaacccacacaaaacaATCCGTTTTTGATCCACGTGTTTggtttgtgaaaaataaaattgtactCGTAAAGGAGCAATGATCCGGATAGTTCTCCACATTAATATGTGCATGATGCAACATGCCCACAACCATAATTTAAAGAGTTTATTCAGCTGTTGAACTTCCCACATTCTCATGCGCAAGACAGACATTACTGGCAGTGAGACGTAGATTGAATGAAAGAGCCTATAAATTACAAATGTCAGTatgaataaatcagaaaaaacctatttaaaaaaaaaaataaataaatacagacagcaACAGAAATCCTATTCCCAATGTAACAGTTTAAAGCCACCAGACCAGTGATTTAAAATTGAAGctattaggtttttttttgcaatttgttTAGGAATatgtgatttaaaacaaaaacataatgacAACTTGAATGGTTTGGATTCCATTTCCCTTTCATTTGTAAAAGAAGCACCACCACACTGAGCTCTTTACAACTGAAGGCCTTGAACTTAAAAttttactgaagtaaaaataaaagtgtcagtATGAATGTCACTTCTTGCTGGTCAAGAAGTGTATTATAATTTTAACTCGGATGATCACATATGTAATATAAGCTTTTGTGGAATAAAGGAGCCTCCTGTaggaataataacaaaatacttttttgaTATTTACTAATCATTTGGACCCTTAAAATAATCCTAGATCTCAGACTGACACTCCCATTACTAGTACAATGTCAGTGAGTTAGAAGCTGCAGCCTGCACAGCATGAACAGCAGGGGTAGCTCCATGGTGAtactgttgccatggaaacgtTGACAAAGGCAAGAGACCAATTTAATGGCCAGTAGCATTTAGTTAAATATTTCCCCAGAGTAAACAAAACTGCAGAGTGGGAGACAGTGAGAGACTAAGAGCAGTGGGATACGATAACAATACACAGTTAATTCAAAGATGCAGGTATTTTTACAGCGATTTAAGCAGTTTTTAGTAAACCTATTTTCCAATGCATGTTGAATtcaacattaaagaaaaaaattattagcaCCAAAATATATACTTAAGGCAATCAAAGCAGAAATACATTAGCATGTTTCATTTTAGACAAGCATCTATAATGTTATATTACTTTGGTGCATTAGAGACAAAGCTGCCAAGGGTGGTACTATTTTAATGCAGTTAGCTTGTATATTTGGCCCCCAGGATAAATAAAGTCTTAACCtaatatattaattatatttttgtctttataataattatagctaaattgttgattttaaaaaaaataaaggtagtAAGAAGTAAACTCCCTTATGAAATGTAGTGGAGCAGaagaataaagtaaaagtaatGCATTGCACCTCCTAACTTTGATGTTATTAATGCTGTGTGAGAAAAAAGTTGTAGCCCATAAACTTTCCACAAGGGGGCAGCTTTCTTCTCCCCAAAACAACTAGTTTATAGCTACTTTCCTTTCGATTTCAAGCGTTAAATTTATTCCATAGTATGTCCTATTTGTTGAGAAGGTTACCTAATTTGTTAGCATTTATAGAGCTGAAGAGCACAAAGcataaaacaaatattagtAAAATAAGAACAAACATTTTGGTTTTCCCATGTTGGACTACCTACTTCCAGTGTGTGAGCGTGTCAGTATAAAACTGAGTCAATGAGCAATTCTTAACTATAATGTAGTGTTAGAGTAACTACTTGGACTTTTTAACTAAACCGGTGCTATACCACAGTGTTTGAGCActgtgttaaataaataaaattaccaTCAAAATGTAGTTTAAGGGCCAAAAGTAAAAGCACTCATTATGCATATTGACCATGCATACATGACCTTAACTATTTGAGACACTGTTGCTCAGGGATCAAAAATGTGTGAATGTTATTTTACATCAGTaatatgaatgtgaaaaaataacaacCATACTTACAAGGCCCATGAGGCCATTATATATGTCTTCCACATGAGATGAAAAGCTCCGTGCAGATTGattctccatggcaacagatAAGAACCTGATTGTTGATTTCAGTATAAACAGCACATGAAAGGCAGTTAGATAATCAGGCCACATTGAATTCTTTACAAGAAATAGCAGATAGTGGATCCTACACGTCCAGCTCTAGATATTCAGGTACTTTTTCCAGgtgtctcagtcttcaggtaaCTCTGACGTCACGCC
This window harbors:
- the LOC115040853 gene encoding mortality factor 4-like protein 1 codes for the protein MAPKQDPKPKFQEGERVLCFHGPLLYEAKCVKINIKDKQIKYFIHYSGWNKNWDEWVPESRVLKYVDSNLAKQKELQKANQDHYVEGKMRGLAPSKKIAAVQQKNVDLKVKKAKQKTPGPGEGTSSGEPPQGPRKKRARVDPTVESEEMFTNRVEVKVKIPEELKPWLVDDWDLITRQKQLFHLPAKKNIETVLEDYANYKKSKGNSDNKEYAVNEVVAGIREYFNVMLGTQLLYKFERPQYAEVLAEHPDMAMSQVYGAPHLLRLFVRIGAMLAYTPLDEKSLALLLSYLQDFLKYLVKNSSTLFSTSDYEVAPPEYHRKAV